The genomic DNA CCGAGCGCCGCGCGTTCGCGACCACCATGCTCGAGGACGTGCTCGCCGCCCTCGACCGGGCCGGCCTCGAACGGACCGTCCTCTCGACCGCGCCGCTGGACGACGCCCCGGACCGCGACGTGCCCGTGATCGTCGACGACCGGCCGCTGACGACGGCGGTGAATGCCCGCCTCGCCGGCGACCTCGTCGGCGCGGCCGAACCGCCCGTCCCCGCCCACGAGCGCCCCGTCGCGGTCGTGATGGCGGACCTGCCGCTGGTGACGCCCGGGGCGCTCGGGCGGCTGGTGGCCGCCGACGGCGACGGCCCTCGCCCGGACGTGACGATGGCGCCGGGGCTCGGCGGAGGGACGAACGCCCTCTGCGTTCGGGACCCCGCCTTCCGCGTGGACTACCACGGCGCCTCCTGTCACGACCACCGCGAGGGCGCCCGCGACCGGGGGCTCTCGGTCGCCACCGTCGACTCGTTCCGGCTGGCGGTCGATGTCGACGAGCGGGCCGACCTCGTCGAGATACTGCTCCACGGCGAGGGGACCGGGACCCGGGCGTGGCTCCGGGCCGCCGGCTTCGAACTCGCGGCGGGGGAGGGACGCGTACGCGTCGCCCGACGGAGCGACGAGCGTGCCTGAGTCGGTCGTGGCACCGGGCGTAGTACCACCCGGCACCGGGACACAACGATTTTGACGCTTCCCATCCAACAGGACCTTGCGCGAGCGTGGTTCGCGCGGTGCATCGGGTAGTGGCGCGGGGACGGTTTCACAGGAGGGCACCCTGCTCCCCGGGCCACCCGGGCATCCCGTTCTGCGACGGCCGGTCGATACCGGATAGCGACGCTGTTCCCGTCCGGTTGCTACCGGGATGCGGGTGGAGGGAGATGCAGAACGAGGAGACGCGGCTCGAACCGGTTCGGACCGCTTCCGTCGGTGTTCCCGCCGGGGACTCCACCACCGCATCGGACCGACCACGCACGACCGACCCATCGACCACGACCCGACCGGTGCGGCCCGGGCGAACCGAACCGTTTTGTCGGTCGCTCCCCCAGAGCGCGCCGTGGTATCGATACCCGGGACCGAGGAGTACGGCGTCGACCTGGCCATCAGCGAGGGCGCCGTCGACGACTTGCTGGGGACGACGCCGGCCGACGTGGCCGCCGCGCCCGAACTCTCCTTCGCCCGGAACGTCTTCCTGCCGCTGACAACGGCCTGCCGGTACACCTGCACGTACTGCACGTACTACGACCCGCCGGGCGAGGCCTCGCTCATGTCGCCGACCGAGATCCGCGAGACGGTCGAGCGCGGGGCCCGTGCCGGCTGCACGGAGGCGCTGTTCACCTTCGGCGACGACCCGGACGACCGCTACGACGCCATCCACGCCCAGTTGCGCGAGTACGGCCACGACTCCATCCACTCCTACCTGCGCGAGGCGTGCGAGATCGCCCTCGATGCGGGCCTGTTGCCCCACTCGAACCCGGGCGACCAGACCCGCGAGCAGATGGCCGCCGTCGCCGATGTGAACGCCTCGATGGGCACGATGCTGGAGACGACCGCCGACGTGCGCGCCCACGGCGGTCCACGGGCGAAGAGCCCCGGCCAGCGGCTGCGGACCATCCGGACCGCGGGTGAACTGGGCGTGCCGTTCACCACGGGCATCCTCGTCGGCATCGGCGAGACGCGCCGGGACCGCGCGGTCTCGCTGCTCGCCATCCGCGCGCTGCACGAGCGGTACGACCACGTCCAGGAGGTCATCGTCCAGCCGGTCAGCGAGAACGAGCGCTGGCGCGGCGGGGAGCCGTCGCTCGACGAGCTGCGCGAGGCGGTCGCGATGGCGCGTGCCTGCCTCCCGCCGGAGGTGAGCGTACAGGCACCGCCGAACCTCGCGCCCGTCCGCGAGTTGCTCGACTGCGGCATCGACGACCTCGGCGGCGTCTCCCCCGTCACGGTCGACCACGTCAACCCGGACTACGAGTGGCCCGAACTCCGGCAACTCGAGGACCTGGCCGACGAGGCCGGAGTCCCGCTGCGCGAACGGCTCCCGGTCTACGAGCGGTTCCTCGCCGAGGGTGGGCGGGCGTGGGTCGCCCCGCCCGTCCGCCGGGCGCTGCGGGCCGAGGACGACGCCGGCGCGCGCTACCGGGCGGTGCTGGACGGAACAGCGTCGGGAGCGGCGGGCGACTGAGAACGCGGCCTGGCGACCGCGTGCGGCCCGCGACGAACGCCGCCGTGCCGACGGGCCGATGGTCGACGACTCCGGCCGCGTCCCGTACCCGTGGGTCGGGAGACCCGGGGCCACGGAGCGGGAGAGTTTGGACGAACCTGAGACGGAGCCGGGACGCTCTCGACCCGGAGACCGCCCGAATCTCGAAAAATCGGGATATAGCCCTCCAGCATCCGTTCTGCCGTGATGCGACCAGAGTTCACGCGGCGACAGTTCGTGGCGGCGACCGGAGTGACGGCCACGACCCTCCTCGCGGGCTGTACCGGGTCCGGTGGCGGCGGGGACGGGAACGGCGGCAGTGACGGCGGCGACGGAGGGGCCACGCCGACGGACGACGGGATGGGGATGGAGCCGACGGACCCGGCCAGCGCCGAGCGCGTCTCGGTCGACCGCTTCAGCGAGGCGGCGGGCACGCTGATGGTCCGCACGGAGGAGAACGGCCTCCCCGGCCCGGACGAACCCGTCGACTTCGACCAGGCGCCGTTCGTGACGAAGGGCCTCGGCCCCGACGGCGGTCACGTCACCTACTACAACTTCGACGTCCAGCCGACCACCCCGGCACCCATCTTCGTGCTGTTCCGCGAGGGCGCGGACACGCCCGTCGAGGGCCAGCTCAACGTCATCGACGCCGTCCCCGGCGACGAGGGGTACAACGACTTCTGGCACGTCCACGCCGTGACCGTGCCCGAATCGTACGAGGCGAACACCGTCACGAGCCGACAGGCCATCGCGGACGCGGGCTACGAGGTGACGGCGACGGACATGCTCGTCAACTGCCCGGTCGTCCCGGACGGCTCGACGGCGACGATGCGCGGTGGCGACAGCGACCCCGGCCTCGTCGAGGGCTGGTACCGGGGTACGGTCGTCTCCTACTTCCAGTTCACCGAGGCGCCGCTGACGAGCAGTGGCGAGTCGGTTCCGCTCTCGCCCATCTGGGTCACGTTCAACGTGAACCCGGGCGAGGACGGCGGCGGCCCACCCTCCGGATTCCGGACCGAGGCGGGGAGCGACCGGACCCACAACGTCCTCGCCACGGTTCCGGGGCAGGAGGGCTACTCGCCGCTCTGGCTCGTCAACATCTACGACAACGCCGACTTCGAGGCGGTGTCGGACCTGGACTCCGCGCAGGCCGCCGAGGTGCTCGCCTCCGGCGCGGCGACGGTCAACTGCCCGGTCGTCGCGTTCCCCTGAGGAGCCGGGGTGAGGACACGAGAGCGTCTCAGTCGTCGGCGCTGGCGGGTTCGCCCGCGGGGTCGCGCTCGGCCGGGTGGAGGAGCGGCGTGCCGTCTGCCCGCGGGCCCAGTTCGGGGCCGTGGGGCCCCTCGTCGTCGAGGACACGGCGCTGTTCGTAGTCCGTCGAGCGCTCGACGGGCACCCGGCCGACCGCGCGGATCATCCGCGCGTACTCGTCGAACGAGCGGAACTCGCCGTGGCCACCGCCCGCGCGCTTCGTGATCTCCTCGGAGAGGATGGTCCCCATGAAGTCGTCCGCGCCACACGAGAGCATCTTCAGTCCCTGCTCGTCGCCGTACTTCACCCACGAGGACTGGATGTGCTCGACGTTGTCGAGATACAGGCGCGACACCGCGATCATCAGTTCGTCCTCGTGGACGGTCGCGCCGCCGTCGACGACGCCGCGCTCGTACAGCGGCGTCGTCTCGTGGACGAACGACAGCGGGACGAACTCCGTGATGGCGCCCGTGCGGTCCTGCAGGTCGCGCACGCGGTCGAGGTGGAGGGCACGGTGGGCCTCGTTCTCGACGTGGCCGTACATGATGGTCGCGGTCGTCGGGAGGCCCGCCTCCGCGGCTGCCTCCATCGCGTCGAGCCAGTCGTCGGTGCCGATCTTGCCGGGGCAGATGACATCACGCACCTCGTCGACCAGTATCTCGGCCGCCGTTCCGGGGACCGAATCGAGGCCCGCCTCCTGCAGCCGCCGGTACGTCTCCCGGTAGGAGCGGTCGGTCCCGCGTTTGGCGTGGTAGGCCTCCTCCGGCGTCATCGAGTGGAGGTGTGCGCCGTCGACGGACATCGCGCGCATCTGCTCGACGTACGTGCCGGGGTCGGTCTCGTACCGTTCGGGCGGCTTGTAGTTCACCTCGCTCGCAGGATCGTCGTACGAGGCGAGCGCCTCGTGGTGGTCTTCGTCCAGCGCGAACGCCGGGTGGAGCCCGGAGACGGAGGTGACCTCGTAGATACCCCGGTCGAGGGCGTCCCGGACGATGGCGCGGGATTCGGCGGGGGTCTTGGTGAACCCGGCGTGTTCGACCTCCGAGTCGCGCTCGAAGTTCGCCGCGGTGTCCTTGAAGTTGCAGAACAGACAGCCCGTGTTGCACGCCGTCGTGACGTTGTTGTTGAGGTTCGCGACGAAGGTGACCGCCTCACCGACGACCTCGGCACGCCGGCGGTCGGCGGCCTCGAGGACGAGTTCCTTGCGCGCGTCGTCGATGCCGTCCGCGTCGGTCCCCGTGGTGAGGAGTTCGATGGCGTCGTCGACGTCGAGGCGCTCGCCCGAGCGGGCCTTCGCGAGCGCGTTCTCGAACGACTGGTCCGTGACCGGCCGGTGCTCGAACCCGAACCGGCCACGGGGGACGCCCGTGTCGGCGGGCGCCTCGAACGTATCCATGCCCCACCCTCTCATGCGGAGGTACAAATGCACAACGGGTAGCGGCTGGCCGTGCGGGGCCCGTGTCCTCGTCGGCCCGGGAGTCGTCGTCCCCGGGAAGCGGTCGCCGGACTGGGGGGTGGCCGAGCCGTTCGCGTCCAGATTGAAGTGCCGGCCCGCTGAAGCGCCGCGTATGTACGACGAGATCCTCCTCCCGACGGACGGGAGCGCCCACGCGACGGCCGCGGCCGAGCACGCACTGGCGCTGGCGCGCGCGTTCGACGCGACCGTGCACGTCCTCGGCGTGGCCGACGTCGACCGGGCGGCCGGGCTGTTCAACGCCGGCGGCGTGGACGAGGCGTTCGTCGAGCGTGTCGAGCGCGACGCCCAGCAGGCCGTCGACCGGACCGCCTCGCTGGCGGCCGACGACGACCGGCTGGAGACCGTGGTCGTCGACGGCGACCCCGGCGAGGCCATCGTCGACTACATCGAGGAGGCGGGTCTCGACGCCGTCGTCATGGGAACCCACGGGCGGCGGGGGATCCGCCGGTTCATCGCCGGGAGCGTCACCGAGCACGTCATCCGGGTGGCCCCGGTCCCGGTCTTCACCGTCCGTCGACCGGACGACGTCGGCGAGGGCGACGAGTCGACCGGCGCGACCGGTGACCTCCCGCGCTACGAGCGGGTGCTCGTGCCGACCGACGGGAGCGACACCGCCGAGCGGGCCGTCGAGCACGCGCTCGCCATCGCCGAGGCGTTCGACGGCGAACTCCACGCCCTCAACGTCGTCGACGTGGGGGCCGTCGCGTCCAGTTCCGACATCGTCCCGTCGGAGACCGTCATCGAGTCGCTGACCGACCGGGGCGAGGCGGCCGTCGCCGACGTGGCCGAGCGGGCCGGCGAGCGCGGTGTCGAGGCCACCACCGACGTCCGGCAGGACTTCCCCGGAAGCGGCATCCTCGGCTACGTTCGCGAGCAGGAGATCGACATCGTCGTGATGGGGACGCACGGCCGGACCGGCCTCGGTCGGGTCCTGCTCGGCAGCACGGCCGAACGGGTCATCCGCCGCGCGGAGGTCCCGGTCTGTGCGGTTCCCGCCGAGGGACGGAAGGAGGCGATGGAGGAGGAGGGCGTGCCCGAGGATAGCGAGGCCGGCGAGGACGAGGACTGACCCCGTGAGCGCGAAGCGCCTCTTCGTGAGCGTCGACCTCGACGGCCTCGCCGACGCCGTCCGCGAGGCCCAGGCACCGTTCCGCGACCAGCCGGGCGTCGACCCCACCGACCCCGAGCAGGTCCACGTGACGCTGAAGTTCCTGGGCGACACCGACCCGAACCGGCTCGACGAGCTACACGAGGCGCTCGCGGGGGCCGTCGCGGACGCCGACGTGGGGCCCTTCGAGGCGACGTTCGGCGGCTACGGCGTCTTCCCGTCGCTCGACTACATCAGCGTCGTCTGGCTCGGCGTCCGCGAGGGGGGTGCGGCGCTGACCGCGCTCCACGAGGCCATCGAGGCCCGGACGACCGACCTCGGGTTCGACCCGGAGGGCCACGACTTCACCCCTCATGCGACCATCGCGCGGATGCGCGACGCCCGCCGGAAGGAGCACGTCCAGCAGGTCGTGCGCGAGCGCGACCCCGACGTGGCCCGGCTCGACGTCGAGGAGGTCCGGCTCACCGAGAGCACGCTGACCGACGACGGCCCGGTGTACGAGACGGTGGCGGCGTTCGGGCTGTGATGCGATTCTCGTCCGTAGGGAATCACCGCTCGCGTTCAACTCGTCACGGCGTATCCCTCCACCCGTGATGACCGAAACCTCCACCACGACCGTCCCGACCAGCGCCCGAATCTGGCCGCTCGGCTTCCTGGGATTCCTCGCGTTCCTGGGGTTCCAGGGGTTCCAGCGGGGCGACCCGCTGTTCCTGTTCTGGTTCGCGTTCGCCGGGTTCTTCTCCTTCTTCGGCTACCGGTGGCCCCGGCTCCGCTACGTCGGACTCCTCGGCATCGTCGGCCTGGCGGTTGCCGTCCTCGGGTTGTTCGGTGTCTTCACCGTCTGATCGCGCCGCCCCGGCCGTTCGTGAGCGTTCCCCGCGGACTCTCGCCCCTGTTTAGGCCCGCCGAAAACATCAGTTCCGTGACAGTTATGCCGAGCGGCACAGTAGCCCGGATATGGCCGACGTGACCCTCGCGGCGCTGGTGCTCGTGTTCGTCGCCGGGCTCATCACGGCACTCGCGACGGGGCTGGGGGCGTTCCCCTTCTTCGTCCTCGAGGAGGTGAGCGACCGGCTCAACGTGGCGCTCTGGGGACTGGCGTCCGGTATCATGCTCGCGGCGTCGCTGTTCGGGCTCGTCCGGGAGGGGCTGGCCGAGGCCGAGCGCGGGCCGCAGTTGCTCCCGCTCGGCCAGTACAGCGGCGAGGTGGCT from Haloglomus litoreum includes the following:
- the thpR gene encoding RNA 2',3'-cyclic phosphodiesterase, with the protein product MSAKRLFVSVDLDGLADAVREAQAPFRDQPGVDPTDPEQVHVTLKFLGDTDPNRLDELHEALAGAVADADVGPFEATFGGYGVFPSLDYISVVWLGVREGGAALTALHEAIEARTTDLGFDPEGHDFTPHATIARMRDARRKEHVQQVVRERDPDVARLDVEEVRLTESTLTDDGPVYETVAAFGL
- the cofH gene encoding 7,8-didemethyl-8-hydroxy-5-deazariboflavin synthase subunit CofH, with protein sequence MDTFEAPADTGVPRGRFGFEHRPVTDQSFENALAKARSGERLDVDDAIELLTTGTDADGIDDARKELVLEAADRRRAEVVGEAVTFVANLNNNVTTACNTGCLFCNFKDTAANFERDSEVEHAGFTKTPAESRAIVRDALDRGIYEVTSVSGLHPAFALDEDHHEALASYDDPASEVNYKPPERYETDPGTYVEQMRAMSVDGAHLHSMTPEEAYHAKRGTDRSYRETYRRLQEAGLDSVPGTAAEILVDEVRDVICPGKIGTDDWLDAMEAAAEAGLPTTATIMYGHVENEAHRALHLDRVRDLQDRTGAITEFVPLSFVHETTPLYERGVVDGGATVHEDELMIAVSRLYLDNVEHIQSSWVKYGDEQGLKMLSCGADDFMGTILSEEITKRAGGGHGEFRSFDEYARMIRAVGRVPVERSTDYEQRRVLDDEGPHGPELGPRADGTPLLHPAERDPAGEPASADD
- a CDS encoding universal stress protein gives rise to the protein MYDEILLPTDGSAHATAAAEHALALARAFDATVHVLGVADVDRAAGLFNAGGVDEAFVERVERDAQQAVDRTASLAADDDRLETVVVDGDPGEAIVDYIEEAGLDAVVMGTHGRRGIRRFIAGSVTEHVIRVAPVPVFTVRRPDDVGEGDESTGATGDLPRYERVLVPTDGSDTAERAVEHALAIAEAFDGELHALNVVDVGAVASSSDIVPSETVIESLTDRGEAAVADVAERAGERGVEATTDVRQDFPGSGILGYVREQEIDIVVMGTHGRTGLGRVLLGSTAERVIRRAEVPVCAVPAEGRKEAMEEEGVPEDSEAGEDED
- the cofG gene encoding 7,8-didemethyl-8-hydroxy-5-deazariboflavin synthase subunit CofG; the protein is MVSIPGTEEYGVDLAISEGAVDDLLGTTPADVAAAPELSFARNVFLPLTTACRYTCTYCTYYDPPGEASLMSPTEIRETVERGARAGCTEALFTFGDDPDDRYDAIHAQLREYGHDSIHSYLREACEIALDAGLLPHSNPGDQTREQMAAVADVNASMGTMLETTADVRAHGGPRAKSPGQRLRTIRTAGELGVPFTTGILVGIGETRRDRAVSLLAIRALHERYDHVQEVIVQPVSENERWRGGEPSLDELREAVAMARACLPPEVSVQAPPNLAPVRELLDCGIDDLGGVSPVTVDHVNPDYEWPELRQLEDLADEAGVPLRERLPVYERFLAEGGRAWVAPPVRRALRAEDDAGARYRAVLDGTASGAAGD
- the cofC gene encoding 2-phospho-L-lactate guanylyltransferase, translating into MPDADPHVLVPFDAHRPKSRLADTLDESERRAFATTMLEDVLAALDRAGLERTVLSTAPLDDAPDRDVPVIVDDRPLTTAVNARLAGDLVGAAEPPVPAHERPVAVVMADLPLVTPGALGRLVAADGDGPRPDVTMAPGLGGGTNALCVRDPAFRVDYHGASCHDHREGARDRGLSVATVDSFRLAVDVDERADLVEILLHGEGTGTRAWLRAAGFELAAGEGRVRVARRSDERA